The following are from one region of the Candidatus Methylomirabilis sp. genome:
- a CDS encoding tripartite tricarboxylate transporter TctB family protein: MKAIAHDRAAALAILAGAVAYLVGARRLVSPAMADPLGPTAFPTLLGGSLTLLAVLLLLFPPAPPGGAAPAGGKGLVRFGRSGLAIALLVGNTLTMEWLGYPLSTFAFLLGALAVLGEKPWPRGLLFSLSFTAALYLLFGRVLHLTLPVGTLFGGR; the protein is encoded by the coding sequence GTGAAAGCGATCGCGCACGACCGGGCGGCGGCCCTGGCCATCCTGGCCGGAGCCGTCGCCTACCTCGTCGGGGCTCGGCGGCTCGTTTCCCCCGCGATGGCCGACCCGCTCGGTCCCACCGCTTTCCCCACCCTTCTCGGCGGATCGCTCACCCTCCTGGCGGTCCTCCTGCTCCTCTTCCCACCCGCTCCTCCCGGGGGGGCGGCGCCGGCCGGTGGCAAGGGGCTCGTCCGATTCGGCCGATCGGGTCTCGCCATCGCCCTCCTCGTGGGGAACACCCTGACCATGGAGTGGCTGGGCTATCCCCTCTCCACGTTCGCCTTCCTCCTCGGGGCGCTGGCCGTCCTGGGCGAGAAGCCCTGGCCCCGGGGCCTGCTCTTCAGCCTGAGCTTCACCGCAGCCCTCTACCTGCTCTTCGGGCGCGTGCTGCACCTCACGCTGCCGGTCGGGACGCTCTTCGGGGGGCGCTGA